One genomic region from Gadus morhua chromosome 9, gadMor3.0, whole genome shotgun sequence encodes:
- the LOC115551136 gene encoding probable polypeptide N-acetylgalactosaminyltransferase 8: MKVVWIKRFLLILAGICSIYYMVPSFINRDGTIESFGHGSHGMEQSVKDLYNLVKDLHLKQESMHKLLEEDQDRQRKIEEKTIGMVKKPGNKGKKLFPKSALFQNWGGENLSEDEQKEAQALFEKYGYNVFLSDRLPLNRPLPDTRDPRCLMKTYPKDLPSIGVVLTYLDEALSILKRAIRSIIDRTPKSLLKEIILVDDHSRNDDLKQDFDMYIKTIEDQNPGLLMTRVRHSEQLGLTTARISGWKAATADVVAILDAHIEVHDQWAEPLLTQIKGDRKLIVSPVFDKVNYYDLEVVNYIPASHAFDWALWCMYERFRPEWYKLNDPTLPGKSPSVMGILVADRTYLGEIGVLDGGMKVYGGENVELGIRVWTCGGSIEVVPCSKIAHIERSHKPYMPDFSIAMKRNALRVAEVWMDDYKHNVNLAWNLPFKDHGIDIGDVSERKELRKRLNCKPFKWYLDNVYPLLDTKDDILAYGKLKNLDANMCLDQGPVPGHTPIAHVCHFYASQHTYFRETGELYIGGIKSHKYNANRCLTDDGNKDNEPGLNDCHQSLQKRIGIYWDFTQGKELKNKKTSRCLEIMNSKLVVQVCTGQKWEIQNVIKPF; the protein is encoded by the exons ATGAAGGTTGTGTGGATAAAGCGCTTCCTGCTGATACTGGCTGGAATATGTTCTATTTATTACATGGTTCCATCATTTATTAACCGAGATGGTACCATTGAATCATTTGGACATGGCAGTCATGGAATGGAGCAAAGTGTTAAAGATCTGT ACAACTTGGTAAAAGATCTCCATCTAAAACAAGAATCCATGCACAAGCTTCTTGAAGAAGATCAGGACAGACAaagaaaaatagaagaaaaaacaaTTGGAATGGTCAAAAAGCCTGGAAATAAAGGGAAGAAACTTTTCCCAAAGTCTGCCCTGTTCCAGAACTGGGGTGGAGAGAATTTGTCAGAAGACGAACAAAAAGAGGCACAAGCTTTATTTGAGAAGTATGGATATAACGTGTTTCTCAGCGATCGCCTACCCCTTAATCGACCTCTTCCAGACACCAGGGACCCAAG ATGCTTAATGAAGACCTACCCAAAGGATCTGCCCAGCATTGGAGTAGTTCTTACCTACCTGGATGAGGCCCTGTCAATCCTCAAAAGAGCCATCCGAAGTATTATCGACCGCACTCCGAAGTCCTTGCTGAAAGAAATCATATTGGTGGATGACCACAGCAGAAATG acgACCTGAAGCAGGACTTTGACATGTACATCAAGACCATTGAGGACCAGAATCCAGGCCTCCTCATGACCAGAGTGAGACACAGTGAGCAGCTGGGGCTGACCACGGCTAGGATCTCTGGATGGAAGGCCGCCACGGCTGACGTGGTCGCCATCTTGGATGCTCATATTGAAGTCCATGACCAGTG GGCTGAACCATTGCTGACGCAGATTAAAGGAGATCGGAAGCTGATTGTGTCTCCAGTGTTTGACAAAGTCAACTACTATGATCTTGAGGTTGTAAATTACATCCCTGCATCCCATGCATTTGACTGGGCTTTGTGGTGCATGTACGAGAGATTTAGGCCTGAGTGGTACAAACTAAATGACCCCACCTTGCCTGGAAA GAGTCCTTCCGTAATGGGTATTCTAGTCGCAGATCGGACGTATCTTGGTGAAATTGGAGTTCTTGATGGAGGAATGAAAGTATACGGTGGAGAAAATGTTGAGCTCGGGATTCGT GTTTGGACATGTGGGGGAAGTATTGAGGTTGTCCCATGCTCCAAGATAGCCCACATTGAGAGAAGCCATAAACCATACATGCCAGACTTCTCCATCGCAATGAAAAGGAATGCTTTGAGGGTAGCAGAGGTTTGGATGGATGACTACAAACACAATGTCAATCTAGCCTGGAATCTGCCCTTCAAG GATCACGGTATTGACATTGGGGATGTGTCAGAGAGAAAAGAACTCAGAAAAAGGCTGAATTGTAAACCTTTCAAGTGGTACCTTGACAATGTGTATCCACTGCTGGATACCAAGGACGATATCCTGGCCTATGGAAAA CTGAAGAACCTCGATGCCAACATGTGTTTAGACCAAGGTCCAGTTCCAGGCCACACACCAATTGCCCATGTCTGCCACTTCTATGCATCTCAA CACACATATTTCCGAGAGACTGGTGAGCTTTACATTGGTGGGATCAAGTCCCATAAATACAATGCTAATCGCTGCTTGACGGACGATGGCAACAAAGACAATGAGCCTGGCCTGAACGACTGCCACCAATCTCTTCAGAAAAGAATTGGAATCTACTGGGACTTCACCCAG GGTAAAGAATTGAAGAACAAAAAGACCAGTAGATGTCTGGAAATTATGAATAGCAAACTTGTGGTACAAGTATGTACGGGCCAAAAATGGGAAATCCAAAATGTTATCAAACCTTTCTAA